DNA from Gracilinanus agilis isolate LMUSP501 chromosome 3, AgileGrace, whole genome shotgun sequence:
AGGGCCTGGGCCCGGGCCCGCTCTGCCGCCTCCCTCTGGAGTCGCTCTGTGCGCAGCTGCTCCAAGGAGCTCTTCCCGGGGCTGCAAGGGGACAAGGGGGCACTGAGTGCTGGCAGTGCCCTCGCCTGGCaacccccctccccagctccCTGTGCTCGGGCTTCCGTGTCCTCCCGGGCCCCTTACCCCTTGGGTCGCAGCTTCTCGGGCTCTTTGGGGCGGCCGCCCCCTTcttgcttcctcctcttcttgccCAGCTGCCTCTCCAGGTCTCGCAGGGGGTCCAGGTGGCTCTTGGCTTTCTCGTCGGGGGCAGGGCTGCACGGTGTGCCCCTGGGCGCTGGAGGGAGCTGGTACCAGGGGGGCTGGGTCTGGGCCTCAGCAGCGCTCTGACCCAGGTACGTCAGGACCCCCAGCGCCTTCTCCCGTTGTTCCTTTGGGGCCAGGGAGGGGAGAGGTCAGGGCTGAGGGCCCACGAAGACTCTGGTCCCCCCAGTGAGGCCCCCTCCCCAGGGAGAGCTCCCTGCCAGCTGGCAGCCTTTCAGGGTGTGCTTGTGCCGGGCCCCCTTACCTGTTCctgccttttttcttcctcatacTCCTTGTTCCCTCTGCTggcccccttcccttcctccaccaGCTCCCGGAACAGGTCCACTGGGCCGGGGCCTTCCCGGGTCACACATGGCCCTGGTCCGGTGGGTGCGTGGCTTCGGGCTCTTTTCCGAAGAAGGTCTGTCCGGGCctgagagaggagaaaagtcGGTGTCTGGGAGAGCCGCGGGGCCTGCCAGGCCCGCGTGCTGCGTTTGCAGCGGGCACCACACGGGAAGAAGCGGCTGAACCTGGGTGCGGGCAGCGGACCCCCGGCCTGCCTCCCAGCCTCAGGCCACCAGGGAGCCGCCTGGCTGAAGGGCCCCAGGGGGCGGGTCTAGACCAGTCTCTGGGGGAAAGAGGCTGGGGAGAAGGAACTGGGAAGAAGTGGACACAAGAAAGGAGCCGGCAGCCAGGCCGCGGGGGCCATCTCGGCTCCCTGTCGGTGACGGGCCCCACCAGGGCCGGCGGCTTGGGGTCCCGCGTGCCCCAACCAGCCAGGGCCACTTCATACTCAGCCGGGCCCCAGAGCTGGTGCAGGGAGGGATGCCCACTGGTGGGGATGCTGAGGTGCTGGGGACGATCCGTGGGGGGCTACTTCGAGGGACCCCAAGTCTTCAAGCACACGTGGGATACCCTCTGAACCACCATATTTTGTACGCTACGATAGGTGCACAGCGGGGATGCCCCGCCTCGACCCCTAGTGGAGGAGGGGAATGGAACCCTACATCAAGGAGGGCCCCGCCCCCACGCATGCGCGCGGGGGCTCAGCCACCCCGCTCGCGCCTGCGCCCGCTCGTCGCCGGGCCACGCACCTCTTGTTGGGCCAATAATGCCCGTCTCTCCCGTTCCCGCTGCTCCTCCCGAGCCTGAGCTTCGTCTCGCCGTACGCGAGCGACATTGTCCTTATTTCGGACGTGCCAACTCTTCTTCGGGAGAATATTCATGGTCCCTCCGCTTCTTCCTTCACAGCTTCGTTGATCCCGCCCCCGGTTCGGCCTCCTAACTGCGCTCCCCTCTTTCTATTGGCCGGTAAAGTCGGCTCTGTAATTCGCCCCGCCTCCCGGCCCCGGACGTTGATTGGTTGAAAGTAATAGCCGTCTCAGGAAGCTGGTGCGCAGCCTTGGCTCATCGCGTTGGTCCCGCCCCAACTCGAACACCGGAAATTAATTGGTTAATCTCCTTTCCCGGCCCctcatccctcccccccccc
Protein-coding regions in this window:
- the LENG1 gene encoding leukocyte receptor cluster member 1, which gives rise to MNILPKKSWHVRNKDNVARVRRDEAQAREEQRERERRALLAQQEARTDLLRKRARSHAPTGPGPCVTREGPGPVDLFRELVEEGKGASRGNKEYEEEKRQEQEQREKALGVLTYLGQSAAEAQTQPPWYQLPPAPRGTPCSPAPDEKAKSHLDPLRDLERQLGKKRRKQEGGGRPKEPEKLRPKGPGKSSLEQLRTERLQREAAERARAQALMAAFRGEQPQEEEEADDRKRRYNSQFHPQLARPPRR